The Chryseobacterium geocarposphaerae genome window below encodes:
- a CDS encoding acyl carrier protein: MDTINTTAKLNHEELFDLLKGFITEVIGEEFVEEMDITPESSFTKDLEMDSIEIVSFSEKIKAHFGEQIDFTGWLSSMDLDELINLDLSMIINYIYECQ; encoded by the coding sequence ATGGACACTATAAACACTACAGCAAAATTAAATCACGAAGAATTATTTGATCTTTTAAAAGGTTTCATCACAGAAGTTATCGGTGAAGAATTTGTTGAAGAAATGGACATTACGCCGGAAAGTTCGTTCACGAAAGATCTGGAAATGGACAGTATCGAAATCGTTTCTTTTTCGGAAAAAATCAAAGCACATTTTGGTGAGCAGATCGATTTTACAGGATGGCTGTCTTCAATGGATCTGGATGAGCTGATTAACCTAGATTTAAGTATGATTATCAACTATATCTACGAATGCCAATAA
- a CDS encoding type I polyketide synthase encodes MKKTDVAVIGLSCVFPGAQDAQTFWQNIVNKVDSTQLAPADRIDPVHFSDSTNPVDRFYCQRGGFIPDYEFDPTAFGILPLAVEGTEPDHLLTLDLVQKALDDAGIFQKNISLEKTGIIIGKGNYTGPGATRAIEIVRTGEQISSLLKELLPEVSSVDIEKVKHAFQERKGRFAADTAMGLIPNLVASLVANRFNLGGAAFTVDAACASALLAVDHAVQELQRGRSDIMIAGGVHTGQNAAFWSIFAQLGALSRQQQIKPFSSDADGLLIGEGCGFVVLKRLEDAIRDQDKIYAVIKGVGISSDGNGTSVMSPSVKGQLRALQQAWENAGLNENKIGYLEAHGTGTPLGDKTELQTLAQFFGKEESAKIAGIGSVKSNIGHAMPAAGIAGLIKTCLALHHDTLPPTLYCENPTPDMQNTRFEPVQEAKSWSKTGLPKVAAVNAFGFGGINAHVVLEGYDMPKKDKVLILARPTHEELLTALQNNETTVGEGNFRIAIFEPTPARIEKATKIVAKNNPWRNKQDIWYTNTPLLQNGEKVAFVFPGLDGLAKGEVESVSRYFNINAPIETEGEGLLNDALNIFNNCSILDNSLKKLGIIPDMNAGHSLGEWLAGYSSELAEVNSVKALIDVLNPETFELKDSKFIAIGAGIETIKPIIEEIPNIYISNDNCPNQVILCGSNSALDELVPILKSKQIFHQILPFQSGFHSPFIADKLDVILAGMEKAQFQQTKIPLWSATTLEPYPADQESIRKLSAEHLVEPVRFRELTDKLYEEGARFFIQVGTGGLIGFIDDTLKGKAFSTIASSVATRSALAQFQRVVAALFVEGKTVALDFLDIQTQFKKSSGKGIKLELGSPIIRDFKEIQQLAKSIDTPNQKITATVAKSGHPLVQAFQDNISDMIRMQEEVLTLFQNRPKVSIPNIVLPKVQAQISKNFEKTLYVTLETHPYLIDHSLLRQPKGWTEVADMEPVIPMTMIFEQLAEIAQAEIEGTQVHKIMNISVFQWMNVAKPFEKTVKGEWKSENHAYLDIENFANAEVLLTSTARPNPTFNLYIGEILPIERTPEEIYEMHMFHGEKYQGITEVSKVGTKGIIGKIKGNGGKGSLLDNAGQLFGLWLQLTLTKDRIAFPVKIKDIEFFGDLQDQDGIFECTCSLTEMNDEFAIGDILLTRNGKVWCKISGWQNRRLEIDSALWNVSMSPLHNRLSEEIAPEVFFFHQAYSRVASWDFILKRYFNQTEKRYHQTLLPNKRKSYMVSRVAVKDAVRNLLKKEKNHPCFPITFEVGKDEVGKPFLIGDATKDIHISLAHKGKDAVGIAKSGKSVGIDMEIIEERSSGFYDLVFTNNELALLKGKDQAEWTTKFWVAKEAYGKFVGTGLKGNPKRFEVEKITEDSLWINQTEIKTIKHKNYIIGWTL; translated from the coding sequence ATGAAAAAAACAGATGTTGCAGTAATTGGTTTGTCTTGTGTCTTTCCGGGGGCACAAGACGCCCAAACTTTTTGGCAGAATATTGTCAATAAAGTAGATTCTACCCAATTAGCTCCGGCTGACCGAATCGATCCTGTTCATTTCAGTGACAGTACAAATCCAGTTGACCGTTTTTATTGCCAACGCGGTGGATTTATCCCTGATTATGAATTCGATCCAACTGCTTTCGGAATTTTACCATTGGCGGTTGAAGGAACTGAACCCGACCACTTATTAACGCTTGATTTGGTTCAAAAAGCCTTAGACGATGCCGGTATTTTTCAGAAAAATATTTCACTGGAAAAAACAGGAATCATCATCGGGAAAGGAAATTACACAGGACCCGGTGCAACTCGTGCCATCGAAATTGTAAGAACAGGAGAGCAAATTTCTTCTTTATTAAAAGAATTGTTACCGGAAGTATCCTCTGTCGATATTGAAAAAGTAAAACATGCTTTTCAGGAAAGAAAAGGACGTTTTGCAGCCGATACCGCGATGGGATTAATTCCCAATCTGGTTGCTTCATTAGTAGCGAATCGTTTTAATCTTGGAGGCGCTGCTTTTACTGTTGATGCAGCTTGTGCAAGTGCTTTACTAGCCGTAGATCACGCCGTTCAGGAGCTACAAAGAGGTCGTTCTGACATTATGATTGCTGGTGGTGTTCACACCGGACAAAACGCCGCTTTCTGGAGTATTTTTGCTCAGTTAGGAGCATTGTCCCGTCAACAGCAGATCAAGCCTTTCAGCAGCGATGCCGATGGTTTATTGATTGGCGAAGGCTGCGGATTCGTCGTTTTAAAAAGACTGGAAGATGCCATTCGTGATCAGGATAAAATTTATGCAGTTATCAAAGGGGTTGGAATCAGCAGTGATGGTAACGGAACCAGCGTGATGAGCCCCTCAGTAAAAGGCCAGCTAAGGGCATTACAACAAGCTTGGGAAAATGCAGGTTTAAATGAAAATAAAATCGGTTATTTGGAAGCTCACGGAACAGGAACTCCGCTTGGTGACAAGACAGAATTGCAGACTTTGGCCCAATTTTTTGGAAAAGAAGAATCGGCTAAAATTGCAGGTATCGGTTCTGTAAAATCAAATATTGGTCACGCCATGCCCGCTGCGGGAATTGCAGGTTTAATTAAAACTTGTCTGGCTTTACATCATGATACATTACCCCCAACATTGTATTGCGAAAATCCTACTCCGGATATGCAAAATACAAGATTCGAGCCTGTTCAGGAAGCGAAAAGCTGGTCGAAAACAGGGTTGCCAAAGGTTGCTGCAGTCAATGCTTTCGGATTTGGAGGAATCAATGCACACGTGGTATTGGAAGGGTATGATATGCCTAAAAAAGATAAGGTTTTAATCTTAGCAAGACCAACACATGAAGAATTATTAACCGCTTTACAAAATAACGAGACAACAGTAGGAGAAGGAAATTTCCGTATAGCGATATTCGAACCGACTCCTGCGAGAATTGAAAAAGCAACTAAAATTGTTGCTAAAAACAATCCGTGGCGTAATAAGCAGGATATTTGGTACACCAACACTCCTCTATTACAAAACGGCGAAAAAGTGGCTTTTGTTTTTCCAGGATTAGACGGATTAGCAAAAGGTGAAGTAGAAAGTGTAAGCCGTTATTTCAACATCAACGCACCGATTGAAACAGAAGGTGAAGGTTTGTTAAATGATGCTTTAAATATCTTCAACAACTGCAGTATTCTCGATAATTCATTAAAAAAATTGGGAATTATTCCTGATATGAATGCGGGTCACAGTTTGGGAGAATGGCTTGCAGGTTATTCTTCTGAATTGGCGGAAGTAAATTCCGTAAAGGCCTTAATTGATGTTTTAAACCCTGAAACTTTTGAATTAAAAGATTCTAAATTCATCGCCATCGGAGCAGGAATTGAAACCATTAAACCTATTATTGAAGAAATTCCTAACATTTATATTTCTAATGACAATTGCCCGAATCAGGTGATTCTTTGCGGAAGTAATTCAGCTTTGGATGAATTGGTTCCTATATTAAAATCAAAACAGATTTTTCATCAGATATTGCCGTTCCAGTCAGGTTTTCACTCGCCTTTTATCGCTGATAAATTAGATGTGATTTTGGCAGGAATGGAAAAAGCACAGTTTCAGCAGACGAAAATTCCATTATGGTCCGCAACGACTTTGGAACCTTATCCGGCTGATCAGGAATCTATCCGAAAACTGAGCGCGGAACATCTTGTTGAACCCGTTCGTTTCCGTGAACTGACGGACAAATTATACGAAGAAGGCGCAAGATTTTTCATTCAAGTTGGAACCGGTGGTTTGATTGGGTTTATTGATGATACATTGAAAGGAAAAGCATTCAGCACGATTGCTTCAAGCGTTGCGACGCGTTCTGCATTGGCTCAATTTCAACGAGTAGTTGCAGCGTTATTCGTGGAAGGAAAAACGGTTGCCCTTGACTTTTTAGACATTCAGACTCAATTCAAAAAATCATCTGGAAAAGGAATAAAACTTGAATTAGGTTCACCAATTATCCGTGATTTTAAGGAGATTCAACAATTAGCAAAATCAATTGATACACCGAATCAAAAGATTACCGCAACGGTTGCAAAATCAGGGCATCCACTGGTTCAGGCATTTCAGGATAATATTTCAGATATGATCCGTATGCAGGAAGAAGTTTTAACTTTATTCCAGAATCGTCCGAAAGTTTCAATTCCGAATATTGTATTACCAAAAGTTCAGGCTCAGATAAGCAAGAACTTTGAGAAAACATTGTATGTAACGTTGGAAACTCATCCCTACCTTATCGACCACAGCTTACTAAGACAGCCAAAAGGCTGGACAGAAGTTGCCGATATGGAACCCGTGATTCCAATGACTATGATTTTCGAACAGTTGGCAGAAATTGCTCAAGCAGAAATTGAAGGAACTCAGGTTCATAAAATCATGAACATAAGTGTTTTTCAATGGATGAATGTGGCAAAACCTTTCGAAAAAACCGTCAAAGGTGAATGGAAATCGGAAAACCATGCTTATTTAGATATTGAAAATTTTGCCAATGCTGAAGTTTTATTAACCTCAACAGCAAGACCGAATCCTACCTTCAATCTTTACATCGGAGAAATATTACCCATCGAAAGAACTCCCGAAGAAATCTACGAGATGCATATGTTTCACGGTGAAAAATATCAGGGAATTACGGAAGTTTCAAAGGTCGGAACGAAAGGAATTATCGGAAAGATCAAAGGAAATGGCGGAAAAGGCTCGTTATTGGATAACGCAGGACAATTATTCGGACTTTGGTTGCAGTTAACCTTAACAAAAGACAGAATCGCGTTCCCTGTAAAAATAAAAGACATTGAATTTTTCGGAGATTTACAGGATCAGGACGGGATTTTCGAATGTACGTGCAGCCTTACTGAAATGAATGATGAATTTGCCATCGGTGATATTCTTTTAACCAGAAACGGAAAAGTATGGTGCAAAATTTCAGGATGGCAAAACCGCCGCCTGGAAATCGATTCAGCTTTATGGAATGTATCGATGTCGCCTTTACATAACCGTCTTTCCGAAGAAATTGCTCCCGAAGTATTTTTCTTCCATCAGGCGTATTCAAGGGTTGCTTCTTGGGATTTTATTCTGAAAAGATATTTCAATCAAACCGAAAAAAGATATCACCAAACCTTGCTTCCCAACAAGAGAAAAAGCTATATGGTAAGCCGAGTTGCGGTGAAAGATGCCGTGAGAAATCTTCTTAAAAAAGAAAAAAATCACCCTTGCTTCCCGATCACTTTTGAAGTTGGAAAAGATGAGGTCGGAAAACCGTTCTTAATCGGAGATGCTACGAAAGATATACACATTTCTTTGGCACATAAAGGAAAAGATGCGGTCGGAATTGCAAAAAGCGGAAAATCTGTCGGAATCGATATGGAAATTATTGAAGAACGAAGCTCAGGATTCTACGATTTGGTCTTTACCAATAACGAATTAGCCTTATTAAAAGGAAAAGATCAGGCAGAATGGACGACCAAATTCTGGGTAGCTAAAGAAGCCTACGGGAAATTCGTCGGAACAGGATTAAAAGGAAACCCGAAACGGTTCGAAGTCGAAAAAATTACAGAAGATTCTTTATGGATCAACCAAACAGAAATCAAAACTATTAAACATAAAAATTATATCATAGGATGGACACTATAA
- a CDS encoding glycosyltransferase, translated as MAKFVFIVPPLTGHVNPTLSIGATLLERGHQVAWISLDQNLKNKLPEGGELLLIQYDQTDEEKRESENYLDIISKKVVYGIDSIKFLYEDVLIPLNRHCYNGIIPLLKNYQPDLVIGDHQLFAASIAARKLGLPYATTVTAPAAIKIMNELPKVHEWEEKQIIALQQELGVEENRALDCSDLLTLVLTSQYFFGEMELKSNFKFTGPVLTERRVSSEFDWEKFNSNQRKKILVSIGTTFDHEHKRAFFQKVIDAFKDENLTVVVVSDPLLFEERPENFMVYQQVPQLDLLPHLDGVVSHGGHNTVSETLSNGLPLVVIPIAYDQSHVAGRVVRTGAGERLNFNRFKAHHLKEAVQNILTNPEYKKAAEMVRQSFIEAGGSATAANLLENTISNSTMERPKSKFLFVVPPFFGHISPTLSVGASLIARGHEVKWFGITPLDNKHIPEGGSYFYPEQDLVPYQDEIARILKRQDDGPACSGPEVMKLALEETYAPFAKIMMPGLETLTQAWQPDVIVNDCITFGGALFAHKNSIPCVTTTPVPPDVMGDTENSAPKIFEWQQNLIKQLQKEVGIEDEGIFIHSHHLNLIFTSQKFADFDEVPSHMKFVGPVKGRPNPAPFDWDKLNASTTPKIFVSLGTLLVDIRKAFFEKVIAAFADQPVTIIAATPPEIFEEWPSNFIVSSFVPQSALMPHMDAVICHGGFNTVNDTFTNGLPMLITPIAYDHFHIAKLIEKAGCGISIRYKRLRVDVLRQTVFELLENPAYRNAAKEVQSSLIDAGGNDRAVELLENFVKQSTLVPV; from the coding sequence ATGGCTAAATTTGTATTTATAGTTCCCCCTTTAACTGGTCATGTCAATCCCACATTAAGCATTGGTGCTACTCTTCTGGAAAGAGGTCACCAGGTTGCCTGGATAAGTCTCGACCAGAATTTAAAAAATAAACTTCCGGAAGGCGGTGAATTATTATTGATTCAGTACGACCAGACGGACGAAGAAAAAAGAGAAAGTGAAAATTATCTCGATATTATTTCTAAAAAAGTAGTCTATGGAATCGACAGCATCAAATTTCTTTACGAAGATGTGCTGATTCCTTTGAACAGGCATTGCTATAACGGAATTATTCCTTTATTAAAAAACTATCAACCTGATTTGGTTATTGGCGATCATCAGTTGTTTGCGGCTTCTATTGCGGCTAGAAAATTAGGTTTGCCTTATGCTACAACGGTAACCGCTCCGGCTGCGATTAAAATCATGAATGAGCTTCCAAAAGTTCATGAGTGGGAGGAAAAACAAATCATCGCTTTGCAACAGGAATTAGGTGTTGAAGAAAACCGTGCATTGGATTGTTCGGATTTACTGACACTGGTTTTAACCTCCCAATATTTCTTTGGTGAAATGGAGTTGAAATCTAATTTCAAATTTACAGGTCCGGTTCTTACCGAGCGTCGCGTTTCTTCGGAATTTGACTGGGAAAAATTCAACAGCAACCAAAGAAAAAAAATTTTAGTCAGCATCGGAACAACTTTCGACCACGAACATAAAAGAGCATTTTTCCAAAAGGTTATTGATGCTTTTAAAGATGAAAACTTAACGGTTGTTGTGGTTTCAGACCCTCTGCTTTTTGAGGAACGGCCGGAAAATTTTATGGTTTATCAGCAGGTTCCTCAATTAGATCTGTTACCTCATTTAGACGGCGTTGTTTCTCACGGTGGTCACAATACGGTTTCCGAAACGCTGTCAAACGGTTTGCCATTGGTGGTGATTCCGATTGCGTATGATCAATCGCATGTTGCGGGACGTGTTGTACGTACCGGAGCGGGAGAACGTCTGAATTTCAACAGATTTAAAGCGCATCATTTAAAAGAAGCCGTACAAAATATTTTAACCAATCCTGAATATAAAAAAGCTGCGGAAATGGTCCGCCAATCTTTCATTGAAGCCGGAGGAAGCGCAACAGCAGCCAATTTATTGGAAAATACCATTTCCAATTCTACAATGGAAAGACCAAAGTCTAAATTTTTATTTGTTGTTCCTCCGTTTTTCGGACACATTAGTCCTACTTTGAGTGTTGGAGCAAGTTTAATTGCCCGTGGTCACGAAGTAAAATGGTTTGGAATTACACCATTAGACAATAAACATATTCCGGAAGGCGGAAGTTACTTTTATCCGGAACAAGATTTAGTTCCTTATCAGGATGAAATTGCCAGAATTTTAAAAAGACAGGATGATGGTCCTGCCTGTTCAGGTCCTGAAGTCATGAAACTGGCTTTGGAAGAAACCTACGCTCCTTTTGCCAAAATAATGATGCCCGGCTTGGAAACTTTGACCCAAGCATGGCAACCCGATGTTATCGTGAACGATTGTATCACTTTCGGAGGAGCCTTATTTGCCCACAAAAATAGTATTCCGTGTGTAACGACAACACCGGTTCCCCCAGACGTAATGGGCGATACAGAAAATAGTGCCCCGAAAATTTTCGAATGGCAGCAGAATTTGATTAAGCAGCTTCAAAAAGAAGTCGGAATTGAAGATGAGGGAATTTTCATTCATTCTCATCATTTGAATCTGATCTTTACCTCCCAAAAATTTGCTGATTTTGATGAGGTTCCTTCTCACATGAAATTTGTAGGGCCTGTAAAAGGGCGTCCAAATCCGGCACCTTTTGACTGGGATAAACTGAATGCATCGACAACACCTAAAATATTCGTTTCATTGGGAACATTATTGGTGGATATCAGAAAAGCATTTTTCGAAAAAGTGATTGCGGCGTTTGCGGATCAACCCGTAACCATCATTGCCGCTACTCCACCGGAAATTTTTGAAGAATGGCCTTCCAACTTTATTGTAAGTAGTTTCGTGCCCCAATCGGCTTTGATGCCTCACATGGATGCCGTGATTTGTCATGGTGGTTTTAATACCGTAAATGATACTTTCACCAACGGATTACCCATGTTGATTACCCCTATTGCTTACGATCATTTTCACATTGCAAAACTGATTGAAAAAGCAGGTTGCGGAATCAGCATAAGATATAAAAGATTGCGTGTAGATGTACTTCGACAGACTGTTTTTGAATTATTGGAAAATCCAGCATACAGAAATGCTGCAAAAGAAGTTCAATCAAGCTTAATTGACGCCGGCGGAAACGATCGCGCAGTAGAATTGCTGGAAAATTTTGTAAAACAATCCACTTTAGTTCCTGTGTAA
- a CDS encoding alpha/beta fold hydrolase — MPIISVNDKKVHIQELNKGAEQTVLLIHGMFSNLSIYYFNIAPILSKHFHVVMFDLKSHGMSERFLDGYDLENMSSDVLVLMDVLKIEKAHLVGYSFGGLISLKTALKAPNRIEQLVVIEAPDPQDEKARNIIDEYSKEFLEHYVANFTDTTKVQMGKRQMEKNHRMYEFLFNQTSIKADMIKEKHFLSEVDFSELKPSTMLMYGEDSNCRPTGEWLNTQINQSELKLIPGDHNIPIQEPVLIAETITRFLSKSLKTLSQNHG; from the coding sequence ATGCCAATAATCTCTGTTAACGATAAAAAGGTTCATATTCAGGAACTCAACAAAGGGGCTGAACAAACTGTGTTGCTGATTCACGGGATGTTCAGCAACCTTTCTATTTATTATTTTAATATTGCTCCGATTCTGTCCAAACACTTCCATGTGGTGATGTTTGATTTAAAAAGTCACGGCATGAGCGAACGTTTTCTCGACGGCTACGATCTGGAAAATATGTCTTCTGATGTTCTGGTGCTGATGGATGTTTTGAAAATCGAAAAAGCACATCTTGTCGGCTATAGTTTTGGAGGATTAATTTCTTTAAAAACAGCTTTAAAGGCACCTAACCGCATCGAGCAGCTGGTTGTCATCGAAGCACCCGACCCGCAGGATGAAAAAGCCAGAAATATTATTGATGAATACAGCAAAGAGTTTCTGGAGCATTATGTAGCCAATTTTACCGACACCACAAAAGTACAGATGGGCAAAAGACAGATGGAAAAAAACCACAGAATGTATGAGTTTTTGTTTAATCAAACCAGCATAAAGGCAGATATGATTAAAGAAAAGCATTTCCTGAGCGAAGTTGATTTTTCGGAATTAAAACCTTCAACAATGCTGATGTACGGTGAAGATTCCAACTGCAGGCCGACAGGTGAATGGCTGAATACTCAAATCAATCAATCTGAATTAAAATTAATTCCCGGAGACCACAACATCCCGATTCAAGAACCTGTTTTAATTGCTGAAACCATCACCCGCTTTTTATCAAAATCATTAAAAACCTTATCACAAAATCATGGCTAA